CCGCCCGCTTGACCGCGGCGGCGATATCGGCCGTCGTGACCGAACCGAAGAGCTTGCCTCCCTCGCCCACGTCAACGCTAATGGTCAAGTCGGCGGCGGAGAGCTTATCGGCGAGGCCTTGCATCTCGGAGCGCCGCTGGCCGATCTCGGCCTTTTTCTTTTCTTGGCGCCTGGCGGCCGCGGCAACGACCGCCTCGGTGGCGGCAATGGCCAACTTGCGCGGCAGGAGATAGTTGCGGGCAAAGCCGACGGCGACTTCTTCGACCCGGTCGTCCTCTAAAAATAATACTTTCATCTTAATCCACCACGTACGGCACGAGGCCGATCTGGCGCGAGCGCTTGATCGCCGCGGCGACCATCCGCTGGTGCAGGGCGCAGCAACCGCTCATCCGGCGCGGCGCGATCTTGCCACGGTCGGTCATAAAGC
This window of the Candidatus Margulisiibacteriota bacterium genome carries:
- the rpsR gene encoding 30S ribosomal protein S18; this encodes MTREARKPKKEGMFKKRKRKPCFFCIEKVGIDYKDVPFVKRFMTDRGKIAPRRMSGCCALHQRMVAAAIKRSRQIGLVPYVVD
- the rplI gene encoding 50S ribosomal protein L9; translation: MKVLFLEDDRVEEVAVGFARNYLLPRKLAIAATEAVVAAAARRQEKKKAEIGQRRSEMQGLADKLSAADLTISVDVGEGGKLFGSVTTADIAAAVKRAAGVDLDKRKIEVLEPIRMIGEYSVAAKLFQDIHAKLKVKVVAR